Genomic DNA from Turicibacter faecis:
CTACGGCGTTCGGTAAAACTTTAATTTGGGATTTCTCTACCATTCCGCCAAATAACCATTGACCCGCCTGATCAGAACACGCATAGTAATAATTCGCATTGGGTTTGAGATATCTTCTGCCATACCATCTAAACGGATACTTATAATCTAACTTTAAGTCAGCTAAATGGCTATGTGCAATTCGACAGGGCACTCCGTATTTTTTAGCTGCTCGTAACGCAAATCCACTATTTTCATTAATATGGGCATGAACGACACGATACTCTTGATGTTTGGAAAAGAAATCATCAAGTTCTTTAAAATATTTTTTATAATGACCCGGACGAATACTACTTAATCGATATATTTTACCGCCTAATTCTTCAATTTCGTCATCGTAATCTCCGCGCTCCTGACGATGAACTAAGAAATCAAATTGATAGAGACCTTTGTCTAATTTACGATAATAGTTCATAAGCATTGTTTCAAGTCCACCGCGGTTCATTGCAGTCACCACTTGTAATATTCTGATTGGTTCCATCCCTATTCTCCTTATCTTCTTAAAACTCTACTTGCACGCTTGTTCGCTTATTATAATAAACTGTGTTGGCTTCGACATGACCTTTGACAATACTTCCAGCCGCGATAACTGCGTTGTCCCCAATCGTCGTTCCGCGTAAAATCACCGTATTCGCACCAATCCAAACGTTTTTTCCAATTCTCACTGGCGTTTTAATTAAGTGTTGATCACCTTCATGCTTATAATTATGATCATGGTCATTAATACACACATTCGGTGCAATTTTTGTATACTCACCGATATAAACTTCTTCCACGCAATTTATATTACAGTTATCATTAATAAAAACATATTCGCCAAGCGTTAGCTTCCCAGAAAAATCTACCCGAAAGCGACAGTTTCTTCTGATGTATACAAATTTACCGATGTTGACCTGAGCCCTTTTATTAAAAATTTCAAATCGGCTCTTTGATTCCATCGTAAATAGCTGGGCATTCATATTTTTTAAGTAAACCCATTTGCACCATCTTGCACGCATCATTCCTTTTAATTGGGCTATATTCATTAGCAAGGAGAAATATAGTCCTCGGTCAGATGCCTGCTTTTTAATCGTTGTTATTACCTTTTTTATCATCTTCTTCACCCTATAGTCGTTTTCTTAAAAAATCGATTCCTAAAATAATTAGGAAAGACGGTAACACCAATTTTCTTTTATTACATAAATAAAACATTCGCCAATGAGGAGGAAAGGCTTCTGGCAAAAACTCTTCATACGCGGCGGCTATTTCTTCATCGTGAAGAATTTCCTTCCAACGGGAAACCTTTTTGCTAAATCTTGCTTTATCCCCATCAAAACTTTCATTTAATCCCAGTCCTAATAAGGATAAACATTTTCTATTTCGCAACGCCTCCACATACGCCTCATCTTTATTATTTAATTTGATATGATGCTCCATTTTTGAAAATAGTGTTTTCCACTGTGTCATTAAATGTGGATTATGTCTCGATGTAATTGAATTCGCGTTTTCTTTCCAATAATGGTAAAGTGGTTGATTAATAAACACGACTTTCTTAAAGTATTCAAATGCTTGAATATTGAATAAACCATCCTCGTTTGAACCAATCACATTTAAATCGGTAAACTGAAGATTCTGTTGTTGAATAATCTCCGCCTTATATAGCTTTGCCCAAACGGTTCCAAGAGCATCTAGTGTCTCTGGACTTCCTAGTTCACTATTAATCGGACCAAAAAGACGTCTTTGTAAGTGCCCCACTTCTTCCTCTTCATATACGACGCGATCAGGTAAATTAAATACTTTCTCTTTGGAACGATTAGAAAATTCTCGCACATAACCACACATTACTAAATCGCTATTTGAATCAATTGCTTCCTCAATTAAAACCTCTACTGTGTTGGGAGAAAGCCAGTCATCGCTATCTACAAACATGACATAATGTCCTGTTATCTTTTTGAGGGCCTGATTGCGTGAATCTGAAACTCCTGTATTCCTTTTATCAATTAATTGAATCCGATTATCTTGGCGTTTGTATTCTCTTATGATTTCTAAACTTCGATCCATTGACCCATCATTGACGCAAATAATTTCAATCAAAGGATACGTCTGGTTTAACAGACTTTCAAGGCAACGGCTTAAATACCCCTCCGCATTATAGACAGGAACAATCAAACTCACTAACCTACTCATCTATGGCCCCCCCCCACAATACTTCCATCTGTTTTAAAACGGTATCCATACTAAACTCCTTTATCGCCTCATAAGAGGCCGCCCCCATAGTCTCAATTAACTGGGAATTGCGAACAAAATTTTCAATATAATTCGCGGTTTGTAACTCATCATTAATAGGAACTAGATAACCTGTTTTTTCATGGATAATCAAATCTCGATTTCCACGGATATTCGTTCCAATCACAGGCTTCTTACAACACATCAATTCCATGACGCTGCGGGGCAACCCCTCGCGATAAGAAAGTAAGACCCCAATATCTGAAACCGCAATAACCTCTTTCACGTTTTGGGTAAACCCGAGTAAGCGAATATTCGATTCCAAGCCTTTTTCCTTAATTACTTCACGAACTTGATCAAATAGAACACCTTCTCCAGCACATAGAACCTTGACCGAAATATTGCGTTGCTTTAGTAAATGAACAGCCTCAATGATTTGACGGTGATTTTTATTTTCATTTACTTCTGCAATCATCGCAATTACGAAATCCTCTGGTTTAAGATCGTATTTTGCTCTTAATGCATTTCTGTCTAAATCCTCCACACCGTATGTTTCAAAATCAATTCCTACCCCATTTACCTTAAATACCTTCTTAATAGGAAATCGTAATGCACGTTCGTAGTCTTCCCCGTTAATTGTAATTAACATATCCGTAAGGGGGGCCATTAGACGTTCAATCGGATAATACAATAGCCACCCTAGTTTGCTTCCTCCCTTATGGAAGTGAAAACCATGCGCCGTATAAATTGACGTTAAATTTTTAAATTTCAATTTTAACAAACGCCCATATAGCCCCGCAATTGGAGTATGAACATGGATATAGTCGTAATTCTCCTCAGCCTGAATCTTTTGTAACTTTTGAAAAGCCTGGTAATTATTTAAACCTAATGGATTCCGGCTAAAGGGAACATTATACACCTTGACGCCACTTTCAATTAACGTGGGATCTATTTCTTTATCAACAAAACACGCGCAATCAACCTTAATTCCTTGATTCATTAAAAACTGAATATGTGGAACTAAAAAAGCATTGATTGTTCGACTTAGCGTTGTAATATAAAGTACCTTTTGCATTGTCTCTCCCCTTTTTATTTAAAAGTAAAAAAGTAGGTATTATTAAAAGTAAAACTCTTAAAGCAACCTACTCTTAGTCATATGATTATTAAAAAGTTTATTTATTACTCATCATTGGTCGCTGATTATCAAAACCTTAAATGCTTAAGAAAATATAGGTTGTGTGTTACTTCCCAAATCTTTTCTTTTTAGTAGGTTCCTCTTCAGCATAAGCATAATATTGATATCCGTTAGTATTTGGCACCATGGTCATGACAGCACCTAATAAATTTGCATTAACATTAACTAAACTTTCCTTAGCTCTTAATACTGCCTCTGTCTGAGATTTACCGGAAGCAACAACTAGTATAACACCATCAAGTTTAGCCGATATTAAAGCGGCATCCGTTACTAAGCCTACAGGTGGCGTATCTAGAATTACTAGGTCAAATTCACCTTTTACTACTTCTAAAAAATGATCCATTGCCTTCGAGCGAATCAGCTCAACCGGGTTTGGCGGAATCGGGCCTGATGGTAATAAATACATCCCCTCTTTTACTAATTTAATCGATTCAGAAAGGGAGGCCTTACCTGTTAACACACTCGTTAACCCTGCCAAATTAGAAACATTAAAAATCTTATTTAATCGAGGTTTTCTTAAATCACAATCCACTAATAATACCCTTTTTCCTGTATCAGCATAGGTAACAGCTAAATTAGAGGCCGTAGTACTTTTTCCCTCTGAGGGTGCCGAACTCGTCACAGCAATGGTTTTAATTTGATGGTCAACAGAGGAATATTCAATATTAGTTAAGAGCGATCGATAGGCTTCTGTCGTCGGTGATTTAGGATTAATTAATGAAATAATTTCACTATTTTTAATTGTTGTCTTCATATCTATCCCCTATTTCCTTTCATATACGCTTTTAATTCAGGTTCCACATCTGGAATAGCCCCTAAGAGTGGAATTTCAATTTCTCTTTCAATATCCTTCGGAAGTTTAAGCGTCGTATCCAACACTTCTCGTACTAGTATAATCCCTACGACAACAACAAGTCCGACTATCGCACCAATCATAACGACCTTTAATAGCCCCATTCCTGTCATATCTTGGGGCATCATTGCCGGATCGAGGACTTGTAAATTAATATCACTCATCATACTCTGAATCATCTTTGTAAATTCCTTCGCTGTTGTATTAGCGATAAGGGCTGCTAACGTTGCGTCTGAGTGATTAACATTAATTCGAATAACCGAACCACCATTATTAGAAACCGTTATCTCTCCTAAATCTTCGATTGATAACTCTTCTTTAACTTCATTTTGTAAAGTTTGGCTATCAATAACTTCGGAAAATGTCATTAAAACGTTATTACTTACGTTATAATCACTACTTGTTGTTCCATTTTTGATTTCACCTTCTTCCAATTCAATCGTATTCGACGTCACTAGAAGGCTTGTTTGCGCAGTAAACATAGGTTTATACGTCATATAACGTACACAACCAAATGCTATTGCCATTCCTATAATAGACATTAAAATCCAGAGACGATATTTTTTTAGCAATTCAATATACTCCTGAACTGCTAATTCTTTACCAGTTTGCGACATTTTCTCTCTCCTCCCACTTTTTCTTCACAATATCTCTCATTTTACACTATATACATACAAAACTCAATGTCCTTAAATTAAATTTCGACAATTAAAGTTGTCAATAATCCACTATAAAAGGCGATATACCCTAACTCGGCATATCGCCTATATCGACTATCATTCCAGATTAAAAGAGGTTACTTCATTTTTAAGGTAAGAACGCTAATTTCCGGTGCATTAAACCATCTTTTTTGCATCCATTTAAATTTAGCACTTGCCCCAAGGCCTCCGGTAATGTGTTGGGCATAGTTTTCGAACGTTTGCACGCCTATAATTTGAGTCTGATCTTTAACCCATTCAATTCCATCTGCAGTTGGAACAATTAAGGCCCCGTATCCAGGAATACGTACTTGTCCTCCGTGATAATGTCCGAATAAGAGAAGTTTATACCCTAAATCATTTGAAAATGGAACATGACCTAACCCAATGACCACGTCGCCTCGATACTCCTCAGGAACTGGTTGATAAAAATCATACTTTTGAAACACTAGGCGTTGGCCCTGTCGTTCAACAATATAAGGGGTATCCATCACCTCAAGCCCATATTCTCGAATCGCCTTAAAATCGTTGTCATCATCAATGTTTCCTTGGGAAAAAAGAATCGGACGCTCATCGCGTATCCCATCAATTAACTCAAAAAAAGGTTGCAAGGTTGGATTATGACGATCAACCATATCCCCAGTTATTGCTACTAAATCATAATCTAATCCTTTTATGACATTGACTAATTGCTCTTGCTGCTTACCAAACCGCTCACCGTGTAAATCCGCAAAATGAAGAATCTTATACCCATCGAACGCTTCAGGTAACCCTTCTATTTCAATCGTTTCATTCTTCACGATAACCCTCGAGTTGAGCCACTCATTATATCCATAAATCAAAACAGCCAACACTATAAAAATCGAAACACCTAATCTTTTTTTATGTAAAACCTTCAACTTTCTCCCTACTCTCCCCGATTATTTAGAATATCCTTTGATGAAGCGATACACCTTATTATAAATTTTATTGATTGACTTATAGTAATACCCATCGACCACTACTAAATACCCCTGGTCATCACGTTGAATATCTAGATGATGCATCCCATCCTGATTCCATGTGTGAGGAGTTTCTGAGGCACCAAATACGTCTCTTAATTGCACTTCTGAATAGGAAGTTGTCGTTAACTGAGTGATTTCAAATGCGATGAGTCGTCTTCCATAATTCTTACTGCCATCTTGCGCAAATCGAATTAATCTTCCATTCTCTTGATACACGCGTCCTCCTGGTCGAGAAATCATCGGATTATTTGTGATAATCGGATTTAGATGATGCTCTTGCCACTCTCCTAATAAATCCTCGGCATAAAAAAGATACATGCTATTAGGCTGTGGCGATACCCCCATCGCCATCATCCACCATTTATCCTCATAATAAAACAAACTCGCATCATAGAACTGACCCTTTTTTAGTTCCTTCACAAACGTCCACTCAGTTGGAAAATGAGTTGCCTCATACAATTTAATATTTCCATCTGCTCCCCCTTCTGGGACCATATAAATCTTATCCTTTACTTTAAAAATATACGGATATGATAAATGATAGTCTGTTTGTAAAACAACTTGCCCATACTTCCACGTCACGCCATCCTCACTATACGAGTAAGCGATAACGCCCTTTCGACTCTCCTCAGGTAGGACTTCGTAAAACACATACCATCCCCCTTCGTGTTGAATAAGAAAGGGATCGGCCACAAAAATAGCGTTGCAATCCTTCACATCTTGCGCCGTGATTGTCGGTTTCATCTGATTGACGTCAAATTGGTCTCCATCAATATATTTATTAATACTAATACTCCACATGTCCTGTTTAAAAAATAACTTTTCTAACACGCTCTCTCCTCTTTTCGTCTCCTGGTATAATGAAAAAGTTAAACTATTCTACATCTACACTCGTTCCCGAGTATTCATCTATGAAATAAAGGGGTCTTGCTTTAGCTTCAATAAAAATTCGCCCAAGGTATTCTCCAATAACCCCTAAGCAAAGAAGCTGAACGCCTCCTAAAAATAATACAACACACATTAAACTCGCATATCCTGGAACATCAATCCCATAGATGACGGTTTTAATAAAGATAAATGTAGCGTAGACCATCGCACATAGGGAAGTGATAATCCCAATATAGGTCGAAATCCTTAATGGGGCCAAAGTAAATGACGTAATTCCTTCAACGGCCAACTCCATTAATTTAAAGTAATTCCACTTAGTGCTTCCGGCTACTCGTGGATCACGATCAAATTCGATGGCAATTTTCTTAAATCCAATTAAACTAAACATTCCCTTTGTATAGCGTTGTTTTTCAGGGAATGATTTTAGCGCCTCGATAGCCCGACGACTCAATAACCTAAAGTCCCCGGTATCTTGTTGAATAGGCACCCTTGAAACAGTATGAAGCACTCGGTAAAAGGTCTTCGAAGTCATCTTTTTCAACCATGTCTCACCTTCACGACTTTTTCTCTTCGCGTAAACGTCATCATACCCTTCTTCATAATATTTAAGCATTTCTAAAATTAACTCTGGTGGATCTTGTAAGTCAGCATCAATAATAACGACGGCATCCCCGTTAACGTAATCAAAGGCAGCTCCCATTGCTACTTCTTTTCCAAAATTTCTTGAAAGTGATAAATAGCAAACACGGGCGTCTATCTCTCTTAACTCTTTAACCATCGTTAAGGAGTTGTCCGAACTGCCATCATTCACAAATAAAAATTCTAATGTATAGTTCTCTATTTTGTCCCCTAACCGAACTAAGCGATCATATAA
This window encodes:
- a CDS encoding acyltransferase is translated as MIKKVITTIKKQASDRGLYFSLLMNIAQLKGMMRARWCKWVYLKNMNAQLFTMESKSRFEIFNKRAQVNIGKFVYIRRNCRFRVDFSGKLTLGEYVFINDNCNINCVEEVYIGEYTKIAPNVCINDHDHNYKHEGDQHLIKTPVRIGKNVWIGANTVILRGTTIGDNAVIAAGSIVKGHVEANTVYYNKRTSVQVEF
- a CDS encoding glycosyltransferase family 2 protein → MSRLVSLIVPVYNAEGYLSRCLESLLNQTYPLIEIICVNDGSMDRSLEIIREYKRQDNRIQLIDKRNTGVSDSRNQALKKITGHYVMFVDSDDWLSPNTVEVLIEEAIDSNSDLVMCGYVREFSNRSKEKVFNLPDRVVYEEEEVGHLQRRLFGPINSELGSPETLDALGTVWAKLYKAEIIQQQNLQFTDLNVIGSNEDGLFNIQAFEYFKKVVFINQPLYHYWKENANSITSRHNPHLMTQWKTLFSKMEHHIKLNNKDEAYVEALRNRKCLSLLGLGLNESFDGDKARFSKKVSRWKEILHDEEIAAAYEEFLPEAFPPHWRMFYLCNKRKLVLPSFLIILGIDFLRKRL
- a CDS encoding glycosyltransferase family 4 protein, with amino-acid sequence MQKVLYITTLSRTINAFLVPHIQFLMNQGIKVDCACFVDKEIDPTLIESGVKVYNVPFSRNPLGLNNYQAFQKLQKIQAEENYDYIHVHTPIAGLYGRLLKLKFKNLTSIYTAHGFHFHKGGSKLGWLLYYPIERLMAPLTDMLITINGEDYERALRFPIKKVFKVNGVGIDFETYGVEDLDRNALRAKYDLKPEDFVIAMIAEVNENKNHRQIIEAVHLLKQRNISVKVLCAGEGVLFDQVREVIKEKGLESNIRLLGFTQNVKEVIAVSDIGVLLSYREGLPRSVMELMCCKKPVIGTNIRGNRDLIIHEKTGYLVPINDELQTANYIENFVRNSQLIETMGAASYEAIKEFSMDTVLKQMEVLWGGAIDE
- a CDS encoding CpsD/CapB family tyrosine-protein kinase, with the translated sequence MKTTIKNSEIISLINPKSPTTEAYRSLLTNIEYSSVDHQIKTIAVTSSAPSEGKSTTASNLAVTYADTGKRVLLVDCDLRKPRLNKIFNVSNLAGLTSVLTGKASLSESIKLVKEGMYLLPSGPIPPNPVELIRSKAMDHFLEVVKGEFDLVILDTPPVGLVTDAALISAKLDGVILVVASGKSQTEAVLRAKESLVNVNANLLGAVMTMVPNTNGYQYYAYAEEEPTKKKRFGK
- a CDS encoding YveK family protein translates to MSQTGKELAVQEYIELLKKYRLWILMSIIGMAIAFGCVRYMTYKPMFTAQTSLLVTSNTIELEEGEIKNGTTSSDYNVSNNVLMTFSEVIDSQTLQNEVKEELSIEDLGEITVSNNGGSVIRINVNHSDATLAALIANTTAKEFTKMIQSMMSDINLQVLDPAMMPQDMTGMGLLKVVMIGAIVGLVVVVGIILVREVLDTTLKLPKDIEREIEIPLLGAIPDVEPELKAYMKGNRG
- a CDS encoding metallophosphoesterase — encoded protein: MKVLHKKRLGVSIFIVLAVLIYGYNEWLNSRVIVKNETIEIEGLPEAFDGYKILHFADLHGERFGKQQEQLVNVIKGLDYDLVAITGDMVDRHNPTLQPFFELIDGIRDERPILFSQGNIDDDNDFKAIREYGLEVMDTPYIVERQGQRLVFQKYDFYQPVPEEYRGDVVIGLGHVPFSNDLGYKLLLFGHYHGGQVRIPGYGALIVPTADGIEWVKDQTQIIGVQTFENYAQHITGGLGASAKFKWMQKRWFNAPEISVLTLKMK
- a CDS encoding glucosamine inositolphosphorylceramide transferase family protein, which gives rise to MLEKLFFKQDMWSISINKYIDGDQFDVNQMKPTITAQDVKDCNAIFVADPFLIQHEGGWYVFYEVLPEESRKGVIAYSYSEDGVTWKYGQVVLQTDYHLSYPYIFKVKDKIYMVPEGGADGNIKLYEATHFPTEWTFVKELKKGQFYDASLFYYEDKWWMMAMGVSPQPNSMYLFYAEDLLGEWQEHHLNPIITNNPMISRPGGRVYQENGRLIRFAQDGSKNYGRRLIAFEITQLTTTSYSEVQLRDVFGASETPHTWNQDGMHHLDIQRDDQGYLVVVDGYYYKSINKIYNKVYRFIKGYSK
- a CDS encoding glycosyltransferase, whose amino-acid sequence is MSKEVLSIIIPMYNEEESLPYLYDRLVRLGDKIENYTLEFLFVNDGSSDNSLTMVKELREIDARVCYLSLSRNFGKEVAMGAAFDYVNGDAVVIIDADLQDPPELILEMLKYYEEGYDDVYAKRKSREGETWLKKMTSKTFYRVLHTVSRVPIQQDTGDFRLLSRRAIEALKSFPEKQRYTKGMFSLIGFKKIAIEFDRDPRVAGSTKWNYFKLMELAVEGITSFTLAPLRISTYIGIITSLCAMVYATFIFIKTVIYGIDVPGYASLMCVVLFLGGVQLLCLGVIGEYLGRIFIEAKARPLYFIDEYSGTSVDVE